The uncultured Desulfobulbus sp. genome window below encodes:
- a CDS encoding TraB/GumN family protein, which produces MSQTPFPQQSYPEDVAVLQQEDKTILLIGTAHISQQSTDLVKQVIEQERPDVVCIELDEKRYSALSKPQAWENLDLKQVIKTKQLTTLLVNLILSTYQKKLGGQLGIMPGTELLAAAQSAERLGIPIALCDRDVRTTLRRAWRATTLWKKGYLLATLIASLFDRTELSEEKLQEMRNKDVLSELIKEMADALPHTKAVLIDERDIYMAEKIKETQGQRVVAVVGAGHMAGIRQVLGQDNRHRMEDIATLSPASPLGKIIGWSIPALIVLTLFGIGIRHGMEEFGANALYWILANAVPTAVGAAVALGHPLTVLAGFAGSPLTSLTPLIGAGYVCAFVQVMANPPVVKEFEQVSSAITSIKGWWQNKLLRIFLVFMLTTLGSAIGTWVGGYKLLSSLAQ; this is translated from the coding sequence ATGTCACAAACGCCCTTTCCCCAACAAAGCTACCCTGAGGATGTTGCCGTTCTCCAACAAGAGGACAAAACTATTCTGCTGATTGGCACAGCTCATATTTCACAGCAATCCACAGACTTGGTCAAACAGGTCATCGAGCAGGAGAGACCCGACGTGGTCTGTATCGAGCTTGATGAAAAACGCTATTCTGCGCTTTCTAAACCCCAGGCATGGGAAAACCTGGATCTCAAGCAGGTCATCAAAACGAAACAGCTCACGACGTTACTGGTTAATCTCATCCTCTCGACCTATCAAAAAAAACTTGGCGGCCAACTGGGCATCATGCCTGGAACCGAACTCCTGGCAGCCGCACAATCAGCTGAACGATTAGGTATTCCCATAGCTCTTTGTGACCGTGATGTTCGCACAACTCTGCGTCGCGCCTGGCGGGCAACCACACTCTGGAAAAAGGGCTATCTTCTTGCTACGCTCATTGCCTCTCTCTTTGATCGCACCGAACTTTCAGAAGAGAAACTCCAGGAAATGCGCAATAAGGACGTGCTCAGTGAATTGATTAAGGAAATGGCCGATGCCCTGCCCCACACCAAGGCTGTACTTATAGATGAGCGTGATATCTACATGGCAGAAAAAATTAAAGAGACCCAAGGGCAACGGGTCGTGGCCGTTGTAGGAGCCGGGCATATGGCAGGTATACGCCAGGTGCTGGGGCAAGACAATCGCCACCGTATGGAGGATATTGCAACCCTTTCTCCGGCAAGCCCTTTGGGCAAAATTATCGGTTGGAGTATTCCGGCACTCATTGTCCTGACGCTCTTTGGCATTGGCATTCGCCACGGCATGGAAGAATTTGGAGCCAATGCCCTGTACTGGATACTTGCCAATGCCGTTCCGACTGCCGTAGGCGCTGCTGTTGCCCTTGGACACCCGCTTACCGTGCTCGCTGGCTTTGCCGGATCACCACTGACCAGCCTGACTCCTTTGATCGGAGCGGGGTATGTCTGTGCCTTTGTCCAGGTGATGGCCAATCCACCCGTGGTCAAAGAGTTCGAGCAGGTTAGCAGCGCCATCACTTCCATAAAAGGGTGGTGGCAGAATAAACTACTACGCATCTTTCTCGTTTTTATGTTAACAACTCTGGGCTCTGCCATCGGAACCTGGGTTGGTGGCTATAAACTCTTAAGTTCCCTTGCCCAATAA
- a CDS encoding gamma-glutamylcyclotransferase family protein, whose protein sequence is MEKRALFCYGTLQSPLVMKAVTGQSYDGREAILSNWARFRVRGSEYPGIIHKEEALVSGKVYWDIDETTMSKLDEFEGDKYERVIVEVSLADGTSMEAWAYAIKDECKKMLSDDPWDFDRFMQYGLEKFIHWFVEDRRDLFDRGDF, encoded by the coding sequence ATGGAAAAGAGAGCGTTATTTTGTTATGGGACATTACAGTCACCACTTGTGATGAAAGCCGTGACCGGGCAATCCTATGACGGACGGGAAGCAATACTGAGCAACTGGGCTCGGTTTCGAGTCCGTGGATCCGAATATCCAGGTATTATTCACAAAGAAGAGGCACTCGTGAGTGGGAAAGTCTATTGGGATATAGACGAGACCACCATGTCAAAGCTCGATGAGTTTGAAGGGGATAAGTACGAGCGGGTCATTGTTGAGGTGAGCCTTGCCGATGGTACCAGCATGGAAGCCTGGGCCTATGCGATCAAGGACGAATGCAAAAAAATGCTTTCCGACGATCCATGGGATTTTGATCGTTTCATGCAATACGGTCTGGAAAAATTTATTCACTGGTTTGTCGAAGATCGGCGTGATCTGTTTGATCGCGGAGATTTCTAA
- a CDS encoding SDR family oxidoreductase — protein sequence MHTVLLTGATGYIGRRLEKVLREDEAISLRLLVRNGKKLSTTTRQHAQVVEGDTFNTEALHQSLQGVDTAFYLIHSMGGGEDFSRMDRISAENFLAACRASGVKRIIYLGGLGHPQSASKHLASRIETGKILSSCPDEVQTIWFRAGVIIGSGSTSFEIVRHLVQKLPVMITPRWVRTQTQPIGVNDVLAYLQAAITLQTSENLIVDIGMPPMPFLEMLKQTATAMGLTRFIVPVPLLSPKLSSYWLALVTPVPYRVGAALVEGLKSPTLVENDHAEKFFPDICPRSYSETVLIAATELENDQVISRWCDSRPGASCDISYQEINNQLVFRDRRITSFAGIRPEKIFVSLSGIGGEKGWLSYDVLWKLRGLIDKMIGGCGLNRGRRHSHELRIGDALDFWTVADLVPNKRLLLQAQMKLPGKAWLEFDVQEDQLVQTAHFIPQGLWGRLYWYAVLPFHARIFPQLSKKIIERAATLPPSS from the coding sequence ATGCATACCGTACTACTCACAGGAGCAACAGGATACATAGGCCGTCGGTTGGAAAAAGTGCTCCGTGAAGATGAAGCCATCAGCCTTCGCCTTCTGGTGCGCAATGGCAAAAAACTCTCCACCACCACTAGGCAGCATGCCCAGGTTGTCGAAGGCGACACCTTTAATACAGAAGCGCTTCACCAATCTCTTCAGGGAGTAGACACTGCTTTTTATCTGATTCACTCCATGGGGGGCGGGGAAGATTTCAGCCGAATGGATCGCATCAGCGCGGAAAATTTTCTTGCTGCCTGCCGCGCATCAGGAGTCAAACGTATCATCTATCTCGGAGGTCTGGGCCATCCTCAATCCGCTTCAAAACACCTTGCCAGCCGCATAGAAACCGGTAAAATCCTCTCCAGCTGCCCTGATGAGGTTCAGACGATCTGGTTTCGTGCTGGTGTTATCATTGGCTCAGGAAGTACCAGTTTTGAAATAGTGCGGCACCTGGTCCAAAAACTTCCTGTCATGATCACACCTCGCTGGGTGCGTACTCAAACCCAACCCATAGGGGTCAATGATGTTTTGGCCTATCTCCAAGCTGCCATAACTCTGCAAACCAGTGAAAATTTGATTGTCGACATCGGCATGCCTCCCATGCCCTTTCTTGAGATGCTCAAACAAACGGCCACTGCTATGGGACTCACCCGCTTCATCGTGCCGGTCCCCCTCCTCAGCCCAAAACTCAGCTCGTACTGGCTGGCTCTGGTCACACCGGTTCCCTACCGGGTTGGGGCAGCGCTCGTGGAAGGACTCAAATCTCCGACTTTGGTCGAGAACGACCATGCGGAAAAATTCTTTCCTGATATTTGCCCGCGTTCCTACAGCGAAACGGTCCTCATTGCTGCAACCGAGCTTGAAAATGACCAGGTCATAAGTCGATGGTGCGACTCCAGACCGGGGGCAAGCTGTGATATCAGTTACCAGGAAATCAATAATCAGCTGGTGTTTCGTGATAGACGTATCACCTCATTTGCTGGCATACGCCCTGAAAAAATTTTTGTCAGTCTCTCAGGTATAGGTGGAGAAAAAGGCTGGCTGAGCTATGATGTCCTTTGGAAACTGCGCGGGCTGATCGACAAGATGATTGGCGGCTGTGGGCTCAACCGAGGGCGCCGCCACTCACATGAATTGCGAATCGGTGATGCCCTTGATTTCTGGACTGTGGCTGATTTAGTCCCTAATAAACGACTCCTCTTGCAGGCGCAGATGAAACTTCCCGGAAAGGCCTGGTTGGAGTTTGATGTCCAAGAAGACCAGCTCGTCCAGACAGCCCATTTTATTCCCCAAGGATTGTGGGGTCGCCTGTACTGGTATGCTGTCCTCCCCTTCCATGCCCGCATATTTCCTCAATTGAGTAAAAAAATTATCGAGCGGGCTGCCACGCTCCCCCCTTCAAGCTAA
- the yhbY gene encoding ribosome assembly RNA-binding protein YhbY: protein MSEAQKKAPIPVLGSFKKKKLRSLGHHLEPIVYVGKEGLTEPLHKSLEAALKARELVKVKLGQNCPIERKAAGEELAELCRAALVQVIGRMILLYKPNPELPAAKRVQWQDS from the coding sequence ATGAGTGAAGCACAGAAAAAAGCACCTATTCCCGTATTGGGAAGCTTCAAGAAAAAAAAACTGCGCAGCTTAGGCCATCACCTTGAGCCCATTGTCTATGTCGGCAAAGAAGGGCTGACAGAACCTCTGCACAAATCACTGGAAGCTGCTTTGAAGGCACGTGAACTGGTGAAAGTCAAACTTGGGCAGAACTGCCCCATCGAGAGAAAGGCGGCTGGAGAGGAATTGGCTGAGTTGTGCCGGGCGGCACTGGTTCAGGTGATAGGCCGTATGATTTTACTCTACAAACCCAATCCGGAATTACCGGCGGCTAAACGGGTTCAGTGGCAAGATAGTTAA
- a CDS encoding LysM peptidoglycan-binding domain-containing protein: protein MKLLPVLLPPCCAVLLCFSLSSCSSPNKQHLTVNGLKQATVCTVDEEIALSEPEETATEELAALKGLSAEQRTSLEQAGIDASKYDFPIVLNEQVQYYLDLFQGKQRRSYARWLARSMAYRPYIEPELVKAGLPKDLVFLAMIESGYNPRAYSPAHACGLWQFIAPTGRTYGLTINSWIDERREPVKATRAAIGYLSKLHNQFDNWYLAVAAYNTGERRIADAIEAYDTKDFWTIADTERLYQETKRYVPKLIAAIIIGRDPEKFGFTDIKYHSPQPYEEISVPGGASLSAVAVIANTSVKALRELNTELKLDHTPPRGRYSLRIPPGTKKLVAANINNLKPVKRTVYASHTVRRGDTLSAICQRYNVSLHSLRKANNMRSSSFIRIGQRLRVPTYTTRYVLASQDRPQRSSQSTRTVQQSMHHRVEANETLGSVARRYKVSVEDLMRWNKLSNPNTLRQGQQLAVYVSSHIPKAVLAQAPSASPQTIKLPKAALAIAPTTTKAESKTQTAASKQASSGATVAKGPAKATWYVIQRGDTLSTIARRFKTSTKDLRKLNKLSDNLLRTGNKLLIKKG, encoded by the coding sequence ATGAAATTATTGCCTGTTCTGCTGCCCCCCTGTTGTGCCGTTCTGCTTTGTTTCTCCTTAAGTTCCTGTTCTTCTCCCAACAAACAGCACCTTACTGTCAATGGTCTCAAGCAGGCAACAGTCTGCACTGTGGATGAAGAGATTGCTCTCTCTGAGCCGGAAGAAACCGCTACCGAAGAGCTTGCGGCCCTGAAAGGTCTAAGTGCCGAGCAGCGTACAAGCTTGGAGCAGGCTGGTATAGATGCTTCTAAGTATGACTTTCCCATTGTGTTGAACGAACAAGTTCAATACTACCTTGACCTGTTTCAGGGAAAACAACGACGCTCGTATGCGCGCTGGTTGGCGCGCTCAATGGCGTACCGTCCCTACATCGAACCTGAACTAGTCAAAGCAGGGTTGCCCAAAGATCTGGTCTTTCTGGCTATGATTGAATCTGGATACAATCCCCGTGCCTATTCACCGGCGCATGCCTGCGGCCTCTGGCAGTTTATTGCTCCCACGGGGCGCACCTATGGTTTAACAATCAACTCCTGGATTGACGAGCGACGCGAGCCCGTGAAAGCGACCAGAGCGGCGATTGGCTACCTCTCTAAACTCCACAACCAGTTTGACAACTGGTATCTGGCGGTCGCCGCTTACAATACGGGCGAGAGGCGCATTGCCGATGCCATTGAGGCCTATGACACCAAAGATTTTTGGACCATAGCCGATACGGAGCGTCTCTACCAGGAAACGAAGCGCTACGTGCCAAAACTCATTGCAGCGATCATCATCGGACGAGATCCGGAAAAATTCGGTTTTACCGACATTAAATACCATTCGCCGCAACCCTATGAAGAAATTTCCGTCCCCGGTGGAGCGTCCTTATCCGCAGTGGCTGTGATCGCCAACACCTCGGTGAAGGCCCTGCGGGAGCTTAACACAGAACTCAAGCTCGACCATACCCCTCCCCGAGGCAGATACAGCCTCCGCATCCCTCCGGGAACCAAAAAACTGGTTGCAGCAAACATCAACAATCTCAAGCCAGTAAAGCGGACGGTTTACGCAAGCCATACTGTACGGCGAGGCGATACGCTCTCTGCCATTTGTCAACGCTACAATGTGAGTCTGCACTCATTACGAAAAGCCAACAATATGCGCTCCTCTTCTTTTATTCGCATTGGCCAACGTCTGCGTGTCCCCACCTATACCACACGCTATGTTCTCGCCTCCCAGGACAGGCCCCAACGAAGCTCTCAATCCACACGTACAGTACAGCAGTCCATGCATCACCGCGTAGAGGCCAACGAGACTTTGGGCAGTGTGGCCAGACGCTACAAGGTATCGGTTGAGGATTTGATGCGCTGGAATAAACTCTCTAACCCCAACACGCTGCGCCAAGGCCAACAGTTGGCTGTGTATGTGTCCAGCCACATCCCCAAAGCAGTATTGGCACAAGCGCCAAGCGCTTCACCCCAAACCATCAAGCTCCCCAAGGCGGCCCTGGCTATCGCTCCGACAACAACAAAAGCTGAGAGTAAAACACAAACAGCAGCGAGCAAGCAAGCTTCATCGGGGGCAACGGTTGCCAAAGGGCCCGCCAAAGCCACCTGGTATGTCATTCAACGTGGCGATACGTTGAGCACCATTGCCCGTCGCTTTAAGACTTCAACCAAAGATCTTCGCAAATTGAATAAACTCAGCGACAACCTCTTACGTACAGGCAACAAACTGTTGATTAAAAAAGGTTGA
- a CDS encoding transglycosylase domain-containing protein: MLKFFKYCFLTLVFSGLLAGVLGGAGLYYLIVLQPCPEMEESAIAAILSRESPVYYRDGETKIGVLFEGIHRQYLNYEDIPLNFVNALVASEDDEYFKHFGVDIPGILRAMVANLRAGRVVQGGSTITQQTAKNLFKRESRSLQAKLKELLYALRLEHRYSKEKILEFYCNQFFVSGNGHGLGVAARYYFNKKPQDLNLLECAFIAGSVKRPNYYNPFLRKNRENAQEVRLRDEERITYVLKKMRKAGSLSADAYNQVDLAELQFNQGRMSYARSTVMDLVNEGLETPFIMDALEENGISNISTSGAHIITSLDKKLQAKTLQALRSQLSLLDVQLRGYERDTVQKEYGALRYTGDDSLRAGDFVFGTISSVSSDPQQGDQVGVELKRGSSSGVITSEGLDRLLGGYVLYTRGARKAKSADRRKLISQLQVGDRVYVSIAKVNEDQSLILSLEKYPQVQGAAYVLQEGAMRAMGGGMSNTDYNRATTAKRIMGSTFKTFLFTAALQLGWSSVDLIDNEPQTFTFMREEYTPQPAHKSPFDEISLSWAGVTSENVASVWLLYHLTDHLSPAELKELAAHVDMAPRLHNGEVESYSHYQKRMRDDFGVLVTDQALDQAAYKAALVALKPDLLFDGRLEEYTRAEKLSLKEFNQLQTMVPRLALFRQSPLQGPLLIDADSAFDNPEAAVLSDNGRLVRNEEGLFIYTLKKELPPEWSIVDATTLSEYLISLAPGRYDEFWRSQVVLEGEISPLTLEQIEKQMGRERAKVGGEPPYSFEVLSKIQEFRVMLGLQYMVQFAKACGIESNFKPVLSMVLGANVVSLSEVTRLYESMVTGSRYDAADAGTMAMAELDGHVDPDAASIIERIEAPDGRVVYAREPYPTRVVDPKSSAAVSNILENVIMHGTGRYALSHVKLTSSDEGREKMFASLRQHYPLLGKTGTANDYRNAAFLGYVPVLAPDQSGLNLQSGYVVGVYTGFDANMPMVKGRYRVSGAQGALPVWCDIAQGILEMEKVADRIDPIDLKFNGLNLQYPELGQVFVPVDPGAGGAVVYGARVYRQNSPPRRPASLSFGEVDAAGTFEPERTFMPFWKNRE; the protein is encoded by the coding sequence ATGCTCAAATTTTTTAAGTACTGTTTCTTGACGCTTGTATTCAGCGGACTGCTGGCCGGAGTCCTCGGAGGCGCAGGACTCTATTATTTGATCGTCCTCCAACCCTGTCCTGAAATGGAAGAATCTGCCATTGCCGCCATTCTTAGTCGTGAAAGTCCGGTGTATTATCGGGATGGCGAGACAAAGATTGGGGTGTTATTTGAGGGCATTCATCGCCAGTACCTGAATTATGAAGACATTCCCCTGAATTTTGTCAATGCCCTGGTTGCCTCAGAAGATGACGAATATTTTAAGCATTTTGGCGTCGATATTCCGGGTATCCTGCGAGCAATGGTGGCCAACCTTCGAGCTGGTCGTGTGGTTCAGGGAGGCAGCACTATCACCCAACAAACTGCAAAGAATCTTTTTAAACGCGAGTCCCGCTCTCTTCAAGCCAAGTTGAAAGAGCTGCTGTATGCGCTTCGGCTTGAGCATCGCTACAGCAAAGAGAAAATCCTGGAATTTTATTGTAACCAGTTCTTTGTCAGCGGTAACGGACATGGACTCGGGGTTGCCGCACGTTATTATTTCAACAAAAAGCCCCAGGATCTGAATCTTCTTGAATGCGCATTTATTGCAGGCAGCGTCAAGCGCCCCAACTATTACAACCCGTTTCTGCGAAAGAATCGGGAAAATGCCCAGGAGGTGCGTCTCCGTGATGAAGAGCGCATTACCTACGTTTTAAAAAAGATGCGCAAGGCTGGCTCTCTCTCTGCTGATGCCTATAACCAAGTTGATCTGGCTGAGTTACAATTTAATCAAGGGCGTATGTCCTATGCCCGCAGCACGGTGATGGATCTGGTCAATGAGGGGTTGGAAACACCCTTTATCATGGATGCACTCGAGGAAAACGGCATCTCAAACATCTCTACCTCTGGCGCGCACATCATTACTTCGCTTGATAAAAAATTGCAGGCGAAGACCTTGCAAGCTCTGCGCAGCCAACTTTCCTTGCTTGATGTCCAGCTGCGCGGATATGAACGTGACACGGTGCAAAAAGAGTATGGTGCATTGCGCTATACAGGAGATGACAGTCTGCGGGCAGGTGATTTTGTTTTTGGAACTATCTCTTCGGTAAGCAGCGACCCTCAACAAGGTGACCAGGTCGGGGTGGAACTCAAACGGGGAAGCAGCAGCGGAGTCATCACCAGTGAAGGGCTGGATCGCCTGTTGGGAGGCTACGTTCTTTACACCCGTGGAGCTCGAAAAGCGAAATCTGCAGATCGGCGAAAACTTATCAGCCAGCTTCAGGTTGGTGACCGTGTGTATGTCTCCATTGCCAAGGTCAATGAGGACCAATCGCTTATTCTCAGCCTGGAAAAGTATCCTCAAGTCCAAGGGGCAGCCTATGTACTGCAGGAAGGGGCAATGCGTGCAATGGGTGGAGGCATGTCCAACACCGACTACAACCGGGCTACGACGGCCAAACGCATCATGGGCTCCACATTCAAAACCTTTCTTTTCACAGCCGCACTTCAGCTGGGATGGAGTTCGGTCGATCTGATTGATAACGAACCGCAAACCTTTACCTTCATGCGCGAAGAGTACACCCCTCAGCCTGCTCATAAAAGTCCCTTTGATGAAATCAGCCTCAGCTGGGCCGGTGTTACCTCGGAAAATGTGGCCTCTGTTTGGCTTTTGTACCACCTTACCGATCACCTCAGTCCTGCTGAACTTAAAGAGTTGGCTGCGCACGTGGATATGGCCCCACGGCTGCACAACGGAGAGGTCGAATCCTACTCGCATTACCAGAAGCGGATGCGTGATGATTTTGGCGTCCTTGTCACTGATCAGGCCTTGGACCAGGCCGCCTATAAGGCTGCACTTGTTGCTTTGAAACCGGATCTGCTCTTTGATGGGCGTCTTGAAGAGTATACTCGCGCTGAAAAACTCAGCTTGAAGGAATTCAACCAGCTTCAGACTATGGTGCCCCGCTTGGCGTTATTTCGCCAATCTCCATTGCAGGGACCGCTCCTGATTGATGCCGACAGTGCCTTTGATAATCCAGAAGCCGCTGTCCTGAGTGATAATGGGCGACTTGTTCGCAATGAAGAGGGGCTGTTCATTTATACCCTGAAAAAAGAGTTGCCTCCTGAATGGAGTATTGTGGATGCCACCACGCTCTCAGAATACCTTATATCTCTCGCCCCCGGGCGCTACGATGAGTTCTGGCGCTCTCAGGTCGTGCTCGAAGGAGAAATTTCCCCGCTCACCCTTGAACAGATTGAAAAGCAGATGGGACGAGAGCGGGCCAAGGTGGGGGGGGAGCCACCTTACTCCTTTGAGGTGCTCAGCAAGATCCAGGAGTTTCGGGTCATGCTTGGCCTGCAGTATATGGTGCAGTTTGCCAAGGCCTGCGGTATCGAAAGCAATTTTAAGCCGGTGCTTTCCATGGTGCTGGGGGCAAATGTGGTGTCGCTTTCCGAGGTGACTCGCCTTTATGAATCCATGGTTACCGGGAGCCGTTATGATGCCGCGGATGCAGGGACCATGGCTATGGCTGAGCTGGACGGGCATGTTGATCCAGATGCTGCCTCCATTATTGAGCGTATCGAGGCCCCAGATGGTCGAGTGGTGTATGCACGTGAGCCTTACCCCACCCGGGTGGTTGATCCTAAAAGCTCTGCTGCTGTCAGCAATATTTTAGAAAATGTCATTATGCATGGCACCGGTCGCTACGCCTTGAGTCATGTCAAACTCACCAGCTCGGATGAGGGGCGTGAGAAAATGTTTGCCTCCCTGCGACAGCATTACCCTTTATTGGGAAAAACGGGTACTGCCAATGATTATCGGAACGCCGCCTTTCTCGGTTACGTGCCGGTGTTGGCCCCTGATCAGTCGGGTTTGAACCTGCAGTCTGGCTATGTAGTCGGCGTTTATACTGGTTTTGATGCTAATATGCCCATGGTGAAAGGGCGTTATCGAGTCAGCGGTGCGCAAGGAGCACTGCCTGTCTGGTGTGATATTGCCCAGGGGATCCTGGAGATGGAAAAGGTCGCTGATCGGATCGATCCCATTGATCTCAAGTTTAACGGGTTGAATCTGCAGTACCCCGAATTAGGCCAGGTTTTTGTCCCGGTCGATCCGGGAGCAGGTGGTGCGGTGGTCTATGGTGCCCGGGTCTACCGTCAAAATAGCCCTCCTCGACGTCCTGCCAGTTTGAGTTTTGGCGAGGTTGATGCGGCAGGGACCTTTGAACCGGAGAGGACTTTTATGCCCTTTTGGAAAAATAGAGAATGA
- the glyA gene encoding serine hydroxymethyltransferase: protein MHTLQQQDPDIFNLIQQEEFRQKDKIRLIASENYVSKAVMEATGSVLTNKYSEGYPGKRYYEGQQFIDQVETLAIQRAKDVFGAEHVNVQPYSGSPANLAVYLAFLSPGDTILGMALPHGGHLTHGAKVSISGKYFNAESYALDEETGLLNYETIREKALACKPKILVAGHSAYPRQLDFAKFREIADACGALLFVDMAHFSGLVAGGAHPSPFPYADVVTTTTHKSLRGPRGAMVMCKAEYAAAIDKAVFPGLQGGPHNNTTAAIAVALKEASTDAFKAYAAQVVKNAQALAATLLDKGFNLVTGGTENHLMLIDLTNKEVTGKIAAKALDAAGIVLNYNAVPYDKRKPFDPSGIRLGSCAVTSRGFKEEEMVQLGLWINAIVSDPTNTALQEETAAAVKALCAKFPAPGLEDLA, encoded by the coding sequence ATGCACACCTTACAACAGCAAGATCCCGATATTTTTAACCTGATTCAACAGGAAGAATTTCGGCAAAAAGATAAAATCCGCCTGATCGCCTCGGAAAACTATGTTTCCAAGGCGGTCATGGAGGCAACGGGCTCGGTTCTGACCAACAAATACTCTGAAGGGTACCCGGGCAAACGCTACTATGAAGGACAGCAGTTTATCGATCAAGTCGAAACCCTGGCTATCCAACGCGCCAAAGACGTCTTTGGTGCCGAGCATGTCAATGTGCAGCCCTACTCCGGATCTCCGGCCAACCTAGCTGTCTACCTGGCCTTTTTGAGCCCTGGCGATACCATTCTTGGTATGGCCCTGCCCCATGGTGGTCACCTGACCCACGGTGCCAAGGTCTCCATCTCCGGTAAATACTTCAATGCCGAATCCTACGCACTGGATGAAGAGACAGGTCTGTTGAACTATGAGACCATCCGTGAAAAGGCTTTGGCCTGCAAACCGAAAATTCTCGTTGCCGGTCATTCAGCCTATCCGCGTCAGCTCGATTTTGCCAAGTTCCGTGAAATCGCCGATGCCTGTGGAGCTCTCCTCTTCGTTGATATGGCGCATTTCTCTGGTCTTGTGGCCGGTGGCGCGCATCCCTCACCCTTTCCTTATGCCGATGTGGTCACCACCACCACCCACAAATCCTTGCGCGGGCCGCGCGGGGCCATGGTGATGTGTAAGGCCGAGTATGCGGCTGCCATTGATAAGGCTGTATTTCCTGGCCTCCAGGGTGGCCCGCATAACAATACCACCGCTGCCATTGCCGTAGCCCTGAAAGAGGCTTCCACCGATGCTTTTAAAGCCTACGCAGCCCAGGTTGTTAAAAATGCCCAGGCCCTGGCCGCGACCCTGCTTGATAAAGGCTTCAACCTGGTTACCGGCGGCACCGAAAACCACCTGATGCTCATTGACCTGACCAACAAAGAGGTCACCGGTAAGATTGCGGCCAAGGCGCTGGATGCCGCAGGCATTGTTTTGAATTACAACGCTGTGCCCTACGACAAGCGTAAGCCCTTTGATCCTTCAGGAATTCGCCTGGGCTCCTGCGCGGTAACCTCCCGCGGGTTCAAAGAAGAAGAGATGGTGCAGCTCGGTCTCTGGATCAACGCCATTGTCTCCGATCCGACCAATACTGCTTTGCAGGAAGAAACCGCTGCCGCAGTCAAAGCTCTCTGCGCCAAGTTCCCGGCACCTGGCCTGGAAGATCTGGCGTAA